In Dehalococcoidia bacterium, a single window of DNA contains:
- a CDS encoding DUF1015 domain-containing protein, whose product MADVRPFPGIRYDPPKAGSLSDLICPPYDIISPAERQALHERSPYNIVRIESGLDKQDDAPEHNRYTRARESLDTWLAAGVLRQERRPALYLTHHEFTHRGRRCMRRALMAAVRLEEFDKGVVRPHERTHEGPKQDRLKLMQALQANVSPVMAMYQDADNVIQGILTRVETRRPDAVFTDPGGDLHRMWALPVSFVSKDLNKAFAERPLYIADGHHRYETALYYRNLRRAAEGDKAEPDAAYNFVFMGLISMTDPGLLGLPYYRVLMGMEQRDLLRLPQVARESFDVREVEIGQDTPEAMYERYEEAVAPLRNERAIPGLTGVGRQVIGLYAMGGDRVLALTVKDDAPVLRSGGHSLAWRSLAPCLFQGGIMDPVLGIPEEEAQKRGQIDYLKDGAEAIRRVMQGEAGLAVLLDPVPMPLLKAVADAGERLPPKSTYFYPKLPTGLVINPLTGVLPL is encoded by the coding sequence ATGGCCGACGTCCGCCCCTTCCCCGGCATTCGCTACGACCCGCCGAAAGCAGGCAGCCTTTCCGACCTCATTTGCCCCCCTTACGACATCATCTCCCCCGCGGAGCGGCAGGCCCTCCACGAGCGCAGCCCCTACAACATCGTCCGCATCGAGTCCGGGCTGGACAAGCAGGACGACGCGCCGGAGCACAATCGCTACACCCGCGCCAGGGAGAGCCTGGACACCTGGCTCGCCGCGGGCGTGCTCCGTCAGGAGCGGCGGCCCGCCCTCTATCTGACGCACCATGAGTTTACCCATCGCGGACGCCGCTGCATGCGCCGCGCGCTGATGGCCGCGGTGCGCCTGGAGGAGTTCGACAAGGGCGTCGTCCGGCCCCACGAGCGCACCCACGAGGGGCCGAAGCAGGACCGGCTGAAGCTGATGCAGGCCCTGCAAGCCAACGTGAGTCCCGTCATGGCCATGTACCAGGACGCTGACAACGTCATCCAGGGCATCCTGACCCGGGTCGAGACGCGCCGGCCGGACGCCGTCTTCACCGATCCCGGGGGCGACCTGCACCGGATGTGGGCCTTGCCCGTCAGCTTCGTTTCAAAAGACCTGAACAAGGCGTTCGCGGAGAGGCCCCTGTACATCGCCGACGGCCACCACCGCTACGAGACGGCGCTCTACTACCGAAACCTGCGCCGCGCCGCCGAGGGGGACAAGGCGGAGCCGGACGCGGCCTACAACTTTGTCTTCATGGGACTCATCAGCATGACCGACCCCGGCCTGCTGGGCCTGCCGTACTACCGCGTCCTCATGGGCATGGAGCAGCGGGACCTCCTGCGCCTGCCGCAGGTGGCGCGCGAGAGCTTCGACGTGCGCGAGGTCGAAATAGGCCAGGACACGCCGGAGGCCATGTACGAGCGGTACGAGGAGGCGGTGGCGCCCCTGCGCAATGAGCGGGCCATTCCCGGCCTGACGGGCGTTGGCCGACAGGTCATCGGCCTGTACGCCATGGGCGGCGACCGCGTGCTGGCGCTGACCGTTAAGGACGACGCTCCGGTGCTGCGCTCCGGCGGGCACTCTCTCGCCTGGCGCAGCCTGGCGCCATGCCTGTTTCAGGGCGGCATCATGGACCCCGTGCTGGGAATTCCCGAAGAGGAGGCCCAGAAGCGGGGGCAGATTGACTATCTGAAGGACGGCGCGGAGGCCATCCGTCGCGTGATGCAGGGAGAGGCTGGCCTTGCCGTGCTTCTGGACCCGGTGCCCATGCCCCTGCTCAAGGCCGTGGCCGACGCGGGCGAGCGGCTGCCACCCAAGTCCACCTACTTCTACCCCAAGCTGCCCACCGGCCTGGTCATCAACCCGCTGACCGGCGTCCTGCCGCTGTAG
- a CDS encoding histidine phosphatase family protein — MPTTVYFVRHGESAWNAEARYQGRLDAPLSELGLRQADLLARRFASVRLDAVYSAPLERARVTAERVAATHGLPVTDEPRLTEIDHGEWNGMPRSDVESRYPEMARLWRESPDKVRMPGGESLEDVRRRATAALDAIALAHPNHAVLVVSHHAVLKVVLGTLLGMGLDGFWALEADHASVNIADLGGPWPLVTLVNDTCHLGDARAATPETSV, encoded by the coding sequence ATGCCTACCACCGTGTACTTTGTCCGGCACGGCGAAAGCGCCTGGAACGCCGAGGCGCGCTATCAGGGCCGACTTGATGCGCCCCTCTCGGAGCTGGGGCTGCGCCAGGCCGACCTGCTGGCCCGGCGCTTCGCCTCCGTCCGGCTGGACGCGGTCTACTCCGCGCCCCTTGAGCGCGCGCGGGTGACGGCGGAGCGCGTCGCGGCGACCCACGGCCTGCCCGTGACCGACGAGCCTCGCCTTACCGAGATAGACCACGGCGAGTGGAACGGCATGCCGCGCTCGGACGTGGAGAGCCGCTATCCGGAGATGGCGCGCCTCTGGCGGGAGTCGCCTGACAAGGTACGGATGCCGGGCGGCGAGTCCCTGGAGGACGTGCGGCGGCGGGCGACGGCGGCGCTGGACGCCATTGCGCTGGCCCACCCGAATCACGCCGTACTGGTGGTGTCCCATCACGCCGTGCTCAAGGTGGTGCTGGGGACGCTCCTGGGCATGGGACTGGACGGGTTCTGGGCGTTGGAGGCGGACCATGCGTCGGTTAACATCGCTGACCTGGGCGGGCCGTGGCCGCTGGTGACGCTCGTGAACGACACCTGCCACTTGGGGGACGCGCGCGCCGCGACGCCGGAAACCTCCGTATGA
- the serA gene encoding phosphoglycerate dehydrogenase: MWKILVADPIAKEGIDLLKPHAQVDVRLKLKPEELKAIMGDYDALLVRSETKVTADIIEAGKKLQTIGRAGVGVDNIDLNAATARGIVVVNAPTSNVIAVAELTLALMLALARNIPSANASLKKGEWRRSDFMGSDLRNKVLGIIGLGKVGSEVTRRVKSFEMRVVAYDPFVPADYARNLGVDMVSMEELLKQSDYITVHTPITDTTKGLIGAKELALVKSGVRIINTARGGIVDEEALAKAVEEGRVAGVALDTFTEEPPKKPIRVMGMDKALVTPHLGASTAEAQTGVAIEVAEQVLAVLEGRPARYAVNAPIVVPEALRVLEPYVDTATVLGNLATQLADGQLQSILIRYDGDIARYDTTILKAAVVRGLMSSISEERVNVVNVNLVAARRGLRITEQKQAEDSHNYTNLLTVELTTSAGKTILAGTSMRDETHIVRINDYWMDVVPTTPYMLITDHRDRPGLIGMVGTITGMHDINISFMEVGRREVRGRAMMVLGLDDPMPESVLRKITAFPDMFSVKLVHVRK, from the coding sequence ATGTGGAAAATCCTGGTTGCGGACCCCATCGCCAAAGAGGGCATCGATCTGCTGAAGCCCCACGCTCAGGTGGACGTGCGGCTCAAGTTGAAGCCCGAGGAACTGAAAGCCATCATGGGCGACTACGACGCCCTGCTGGTGCGTAGCGAGACGAAGGTCACCGCCGACATCATCGAGGCGGGCAAAAAGCTCCAGACCATCGGCCGGGCGGGCGTCGGCGTTGACAACATTGACCTGAACGCGGCCACAGCTCGCGGCATCGTCGTCGTCAACGCCCCCACATCCAACGTCATCGCCGTCGCCGAGCTGACGCTTGCCCTGATGCTTGCGCTGGCCCGGAACATTCCTTCAGCCAACGCATCGTTGAAGAAGGGCGAGTGGCGCCGCTCCGATTTCATGGGCAGCGACCTTCGCAACAAGGTCCTGGGCATTATCGGCCTGGGCAAGGTCGGGTCCGAGGTCACCCGGCGAGTCAAGAGCTTTGAGATGCGGGTCGTCGCCTATGACCCGTTCGTGCCCGCCGACTACGCCCGCAACCTGGGCGTGGACATGGTCTCGATGGAAGAGCTGCTCAAGCAGTCCGACTATATCACCGTGCACACGCCCATCACGGACACGACGAAGGGGCTGATCGGCGCGAAAGAGCTGGCCTTGGTGAAGTCAGGCGTCCGCATCATCAACACGGCCCGCGGCGGCATTGTGGACGAGGAGGCGCTGGCCAAGGCGGTCGAGGAGGGGCGCGTCGCCGGAGTGGCGCTGGACACGTTTACGGAGGAGCCGCCCAAGAAACCCATTCGGGTTATGGGCATGGACAAGGCCCTGGTCACGCCGCATCTGGGCGCGTCCACGGCGGAGGCGCAGACGGGCGTCGCCATCGAGGTCGCGGAGCAGGTGCTGGCGGTGCTGGAGGGCAGGCCGGCGCGCTACGCGGTCAACGCGCCCATCGTGGTGCCGGAGGCGCTGCGGGTGCTGGAGCCGTACGTGGACACCGCCACCGTGTTGGGCAACCTCGCGACGCAGCTTGCCGACGGCCAGTTGCAGAGCATCCTCATCCGCTACGACGGCGATATCGCCAGGTATGACACCACTATCCTGAAGGCGGCGGTCGTGCGCGGCCTGATGTCCTCCATCTCGGAGGAGCGGGTCAACGTGGTCAACGTGAACCTGGTCGCGGCGCGCCGGGGCCTGCGCATCACGGAGCAGAAGCAGGCCGAGGACTCGCACAACTACACCAACTTGCTGACCGTGGAGCTGACCACCAGCGCGGGCAAGACCATCCTGGCTGGCACGAGCATGCGCGACGAGACGCACATTGTGCGCATCAACGACTACTGGATGGACGTGGTGCCGACGACCCCGTACATGCTCATTACGGACCACCGCGACAGGCCGGGGCTGATCGGCATGGTGGGGACAATCACCGGTATGCATGACATCAACATCAGCTTCATGGAGGTGGGCCGCCGCGAGGTGCGCGGGCGCGCCATGATGGTGCTGGGCCTGGACGACCCCATGCCGGAGTCGGTGCTCAGGAAAATCACGGCCTTTCCGGACATGTTCAGCGTGAAGCTCGTCCACGTTCGGAAGTAG
- a CDS encoding bifunctional riboflavin kinase/FAD synthetase: MSKSLVEELEAIVPQGDTMVTIGVFDGVHLGHQRLLQRLLQRARGRGLHSAALFFVQHPSTVLSPGTRIPLITLPEERAALLRGLGVQYVKGISFHADVSLLTARQFVELLQQHLRMQGLIVGPDFALGHKREGTVERLSVLGREMQFTVEVVPPLTQSSTVVSSTAIRQALAAGDVRGAARMLGRPFRLTGPVVRGEGRGKTLGYPTANVAFDTERALPADGVYATRAVIGDGAYDSATNVGLRPTFAGKQRTVEAYIMDFSRDIYGETVGLDFVDMLRPEERFSSVEALKEQIARDVQDARARLKALAAEKR, translated from the coding sequence GTGAGCAAATCCTTGGTCGAAGAGCTAGAGGCCATCGTGCCCCAGGGTGACACAATGGTCACCATCGGCGTTTTCGACGGCGTTCATCTGGGGCACCAGCGCCTCCTGCAGCGTCTCCTCCAGCGCGCCCGTGGGCGCGGGCTTCACTCCGCCGCGCTCTTCTTCGTGCAGCACCCGTCCACCGTCCTGTCGCCGGGCACGCGCATCCCGCTCATCACCCTGCCGGAGGAACGGGCGGCGCTTCTGCGCGGCTTGGGCGTCCAGTACGTGAAGGGCATCAGCTTCCACGCGGACGTGTCCCTGCTCACGGCCCGGCAGTTCGTCGAGCTGCTCCAGCAGCACCTGCGCATGCAGGGACTCATCGTGGGGCCGGACTTCGCGCTGGGTCACAAGCGCGAGGGGACTGTGGAGCGGCTGTCCGTCCTGGGGCGGGAGATGCAGTTCACGGTGGAGGTGGTGCCGCCGCTGACGCAAAGCTCCACGGTGGTGAGCAGCACCGCCATCCGGCAGGCCCTTGCCGCGGGGGACGTGCGCGGCGCGGCGCGCATGCTCGGCAGGCCGTTCAGGCTGACCGGCCCCGTCGTGAGGGGAGAGGGCCGCGGCAAGACGCTGGGCTACCCCACCGCCAACGTCGCGTTCGACACGGAGCGCGCGCTGCCCGCCGACGGCGTGTACGCTACGCGCGCCGTCATCGGAGACGGCGCGTATGACTCGGCGACGAACGTGGGGCTGCGGCCCACCTTCGCCGGGAAGCAGCGCACCGTAGAAGCCTACATCATGGACTTCAGCAGAGACATCTACGGCGAGACGGTGGGCCTGGACTTTGTGGACATGCTCCGTCCGGAGGAGCGCTTCTCTTCGGTGGAGGCGCTCAAAGAGCAGATAGCCCGTGACGTCCAGGACGCGCGGGCGCGGCTCAAGGCGCTGGCGGCGGAGAAGCGCTAG
- a CDS encoding VOC family protein produces the protein MDQRLSMVTLGVADVTASRRFYERLGWKASSAGDGKVAFFQAGGVVVAIWGRADLARDACLETQGGVGGVALAHNVSRKQDVDTVLAEAEKAGARILRPAKDAFWGGYSGYFADPDGHPWEVAWNPGFPLSKDGNIILPT, from the coding sequence ATGGACCAGAGGCTGAGCATGGTAACACTGGGTGTGGCGGACGTGACCGCGAGCAGGCGGTTCTATGAACGCCTCGGCTGGAAGGCATCATCCGCGGGCGACGGAAAGGTTGCATTCTTCCAGGCGGGAGGCGTTGTCGTGGCAATCTGGGGACGGGCCGACCTTGCCAGAGACGCGTGTCTGGAGACCCAAGGGGGCGTCGGCGGCGTGGCGCTTGCCCACAACGTTTCTCGGAAACAGGACGTTGATACCGTTCTCGCGGAGGCGGAAAAGGCGGGTGCGCGAATCCTCAGACCGGCCAAGGACGCGTTTTGGGGCGGATACTCCGGTTACTTCGCCGACCCCGACGGCCATCCGTGGGAGGTAGCGTGGAACCCTGGATTCCCGCTGAGCAAAGACGGTAACATTATCCTGCCGACGTAA
- the tyrS gene encoding tyrosine--tRNA ligase, whose translation MGLDEKTLATIVRRGVAEIIPQDEFVRELQSGRKLRLKQGFDPTRPDLHLGHVVGLRKLRQLQALGHHVVVIVGDWTAQIGDPSGQSATRQMLSAEDVRANAETYMRQFFKVVDRQLTQVVWQSEWFGKFSLTDVIRLTSRFTVAQILQRDDFAKRFKENRPIAVTEMLYPLLQAYDSVMVEADVEFGGTDQRFNCLLGRELQGMMGQRPQQVFMVPILPGTDGVQKMSKSLGNYIALEEPPEDMFGKVMSLPDSLLVTYFELLTDVPDDELVRIKTDVEGQRVNPMSLKKRLGWEIVAQFHSRDAADKAQAQFERVFQKREAPEDVPTYRLPAPSAEGQLRLSRVLVDAGLAPSASEARRLIAQGAVDIDGEKLSADGPAERLRPGAVIRVGKHKFVKVVGP comes from the coding sequence ATGGGCCTGGACGAAAAGACACTGGCGACAATTGTCCGGCGCGGCGTCGCCGAGATCATTCCGCAGGACGAGTTCGTCCGCGAGCTTCAGTCGGGGCGCAAGCTCCGGCTGAAGCAGGGGTTTGACCCCACGCGGCCGGACCTGCACCTGGGGCACGTGGTCGGGCTGCGCAAGCTGCGCCAGCTTCAGGCGCTGGGGCACCATGTTGTCGTCATCGTGGGCGACTGGACGGCCCAGATCGGCGACCCTTCGGGCCAGTCCGCCACGCGCCAGATGCTCTCCGCCGAGGATGTCCGGGCCAACGCCGAGACCTACATGCGCCAGTTCTTCAAGGTGGTTGACCGGCAGCTCACGCAGGTGGTCTGGCAGAGCGAGTGGTTCGGCAAGTTCTCCCTGACGGACGTCATCCGCTTGACGAGCAGGTTCACCGTCGCACAGATCCTGCAGCGGGACGACTTCGCCAAGCGCTTCAAGGAGAACAGACCCATCGCCGTGACCGAGATGCTGTACCCGCTGCTTCAGGCGTATGACTCCGTGATGGTCGAGGCGGACGTGGAGTTCGGCGGGACGGACCAGCGCTTCAACTGTCTGCTGGGCCGAGAGCTTCAGGGCATGATGGGCCAGAGGCCGCAGCAGGTATTCATGGTGCCTATCCTGCCCGGCACGGACGGCGTCCAGAAGATGAGCAAGAGCTTGGGCAACTACATCGCGCTGGAGGAGCCGCCGGAGGACATGTTCGGCAAGGTGATGTCGCTGCCGGACAGCCTCCTGGTTACGTATTTCGAGCTGCTGACGGACGTGCCGGACGACGAGCTGGTCCGCATCAAGACGGACGTGGAGGGCCAGCGGGTCAACCCCATGTCGCTCAAGAAGCGGCTAGGCTGGGAGATTGTCGCCCAGTTCCACTCCCGGGACGCCGCCGACAAGGCCCAGGCCCAATTCGAGCGCGTTTTCCAGAAGCGCGAGGCGCCGGAGGACGTGCCCACCTATCGCCTGCCCGCTCCTTCCGCGGAAGGACAGCTCCGGCTCAGCCGGGTGCTCGTGGACGCGGGGCTTGCGCCCAGCGCGAGCGAGGCGCGCCGGCTCATCGCGCAGGGCGCGGTGGACATAGACGGCGAGAAGCTGTCTGCGGACGGCCCCGCCGAGCGTTTGCGGCCCGGCGCGGTCATCCGGGTGGGGAAGCACAAGTTTGTCAAGGTTGTGGGACCATAG
- a CDS encoding Crp/Fnr family transcriptional regulator, with product MMDIEKRAAAIAQSEMFQGVPDTLVRRLAEIAEVQKIEAGTILAEQGSASNKICLIVEGKVAVSAVINGLESVVNMLDHGSWFGIFALTDKQHAGGRMRAAFPCRVLWLDAAEVKRALEQDPRVGVMVMTRVATEIGDRYRALIQSIQRNLREEWKGLEVQLLQQEALQKQAKP from the coding sequence ATGATGGATATCGAAAAGCGCGCTGCAGCTATTGCCCAAAGCGAGATGTTCCAGGGCGTCCCTGACACTCTGGTGCGCCGGCTTGCTGAGATAGCGGAGGTCCAAAAGATAGAAGCAGGCACCATCCTTGCAGAGCAGGGCAGTGCCTCCAACAAAATATGTCTTATTGTTGAAGGGAAGGTGGCTGTAAGCGCGGTCATCAACGGACTGGAGAGCGTAGTCAATATGCTGGACCACGGCTCCTGGTTCGGTATCTTCGCCCTCACCGACAAGCAGCACGCCGGCGGGCGCATGCGCGCTGCCTTCCCGTGCAGAGTGTTATGGCTGGACGCCGCCGAGGTGAAGCGCGCTCTGGAGCAGGACCCGCGTGTGGGGGTGATGGTGATGACCAGGGTTGCAACCGAAATCGGCGACCGCTACCGCGCCCTTATTCAATCCATTCAGCGCAACCTGCGCGAAGAGTGGAAGGGCTTAGAGGTGCAGCTCCTACAGCAGGAGGCCTTACAGAAGCAGGCCAAGCCCTAG
- a CDS encoding alanine--glyoxylate aminotransferase family protein yields MNLRVPGPTPCPPEILRAMSQQMINHRGPEFKELMTRAAAGLKQVFQTKNDVVILTASGTGGMEAAVVNMFSPGDKALVVSIGSFGDRFAQVAEKYGAQVTRLNVTWGKAVDPQQIREALGKDAGIKAVLVTHNETSTGVTNDLKSISKVVKDEFDKLFIVDSVSGVSAIPLLTDEWKIDVAISGSQKGWMVPPGFSFVSVSERGWKAAAQAKMPRFYFDLLKHKTSLEKGETPWTPAVAVMFGLAPALDMILKEGLPNVFARHARIGQRTRDGVKALGLSLLADERYASNTVTAVKVPEGVDGKKITKVLREEEKVVVAGGQGQLDGKIFRIGHMGYVTEQDIDDVLRAVKAVLPRLGFKGGVAAAPRS; encoded by the coding sequence GTGAACCTTCGCGTACCAGGGCCGACACCGTGCCCGCCGGAAATCCTTCGGGCCATGAGCCAGCAGATGATCAACCACAGGGGCCCGGAGTTCAAGGAGCTTATGACCCGCGCGGCAGCGGGCCTCAAGCAGGTCTTTCAGACCAAGAATGACGTCGTCATCCTGACTGCCTCTGGCACGGGCGGTATGGAAGCCGCCGTCGTTAATATGTTCTCGCCGGGAGACAAGGCGCTTGTCGTGTCCATCGGGTCCTTCGGCGACCGCTTCGCGCAGGTCGCTGAGAAGTACGGCGCGCAGGTCACGCGGCTGAACGTCACGTGGGGCAAGGCCGTTGACCCGCAGCAGATCCGCGAGGCCCTGGGGAAGGACGCGGGCATCAAGGCCGTCCTTGTCACCCACAACGAGACCTCCACCGGCGTCACCAACGACCTGAAGTCCATCAGCAAGGTCGTGAAAGACGAGTTCGACAAGCTGTTCATCGTGGACTCGGTGAGCGGCGTCAGCGCCATCCCGCTGCTCACCGACGAATGGAAGATTGACGTGGCAATCTCCGGCTCGCAGAAGGGCTGGATGGTGCCGCCGGGCTTTTCCTTCGTGAGCGTCAGCGAGCGGGGCTGGAAGGCCGCGGCGCAGGCCAAGATGCCGCGCTTCTACTTTGACCTATTGAAGCACAAGACATCGCTGGAGAAGGGCGAGACCCCGTGGACGCCGGCTGTGGCCGTCATGTTCGGCCTGGCGCCCGCCCTGGACATGATCCTAAAGGAGGGCCTGCCCAACGTCTTCGCGCGGCACGCCCGCATAGGCCAGAGGACGCGCGATGGCGTGAAGGCGCTCGGGCTGTCGCTTCTGGCGGATGAGCGCTACGCCTCCAACACGGTGACCGCGGTGAAGGTGCCGGAGGGCGTGGACGGCAAGAAGATCACCAAGGTGCTCCGCGAGGAAGAGAAAGTCGTGGTCGCGGGCGGGCAGGGCCAGTTGGACGGCAAGATCTTCCGCATCGGCCACATGGGCTATGTGACCGAGCAGGACATTGACGATGTGCTGCGGGCGGTGAAGGCCGTGCTTCCCCGGCTGGGCTTCAAGGGCGGCGTAGCCGCCGCTCCGCGCTCCTAA